The DNA window TGCCCGCCATTGGCATCAGTATAAACACCCCGTGCCAAATACGGCTCCCATCCCGCATCTTTGTACCCGCGGCGCACGTATAAATTCAGCGCAGGATGATTCTTCACGTAAACGCACAAACCAATATTCTCATAACCCCGCTGAAAAGTAATCCGCTCACACACATCCAACAACCGCGAAGCAATACCCATCCGCCGATACTCTGGATGCACAAAAAGCGACGACACCTCGGGCCAGGGTCGCACTTGCGGCGGCACGCCAGCAGCATCGCCACCTTCCCAATTGAGCAACACCTGAGCCACCGGCAAATTGCCCCACCAGGCCACGAAAAAAATGAGCCTGCCGGATTCCTGTAGCATAAACCGCCGCCGCTGCGTTTCTTTACGACTAAACGGCAAATACTGAAGCCGAAACACTTCAGACGATTTCAGAGACCGAATATCAATTTTCATAAAAGTAAATTATACCGAACACCGCCCCAATACGCAAGACACCGCGACGTACAATTTTCATCTGTACAATCCGAAATCGGATTTCTCCGTATTTGTCTTGTTTTATTTGCTTATCCCTCTTTATATTTGTCAGGTAACCGATCCGGTTCATGACCACTATGGACAGCTAAGACCTGTAAGAATGGCTGAGAACAAGAACTCCCTCACCTCATGGAGAAAAATATGAACCAAGCCGGACGTCTGATGCGTTATGAGATCAAGCCCGTGCTCGATATGGGATTAGATAGCCTCGATATAGACCGGCTTAACAACTACTTCCGCGTTCTGTTAAAGCGCGATGCGCCGTCTGTCAACGATCACGAATCGTGGCGTCGGCTTCTCTTGAACACGGGCCTCCTTGTCGAAGCAGGGGGCATCACTGCCGCCACCGTCGCCGGGTTATTGCTATTCGGCGAAAATCCAAATTACCGCGTGCCGCAGGCCGGAATCACGGCGACCGCCTTTCCTCGCAATGAGAAGGAATACGATACCGTTGACGAGGAAGTGATACGAGGCCCTCTCGTTTCAATCATGTCAGAACGCGGCCGCGTCGAAGAGAAAGGCGTGATTGACCAGGCCGTGGACTTCGTCAACCGCAACCTGCACACCATCGCCTGGCTCGAAGGCGGACGGCGTATCCGCAAAAAGGCACTTCCACTCGAGGCTGTTCGGGAATCAATAGTCAACGCCGTTGTTCACAGGGCCTACACGCTCGTTGGTACAGATGTCGAAGTTTCTATGTACCGCGATCGCCTCGAAGTCATCTCGCCCGGGCGGCTACCCAATAGCGTCACAGTAGAAAAAATGCGCGAGGGCGTACTACGCGTATCCAG is part of the Gemmatimonadota bacterium genome and encodes:
- a CDS encoding GNAT family N-acetyltransferase translates to MKIDIRSLKSSEVFRLQYLPFSRKETQRRRFMLQESGRLIFFVAWWGNLPVAQVLLNWEGGDAAGVPPQVRPWPEVSSLFVHPEYRRMGIASRLLDVCERITFQRGYENIGLCVYVKNHPALNLYVRRGYKDAGWEPYLARGVYTDANGG